The Anoplolepis gracilipes chromosome 14, ASM4749672v1, whole genome shotgun sequence genome includes a window with the following:
- the LOC140673401 gene encoding uncharacterized protein, with amino-acid sequence MKGCCAIFLLMVCVFAHAARLPDSCSYEDETLSVGEHIRQCLRITCHANGNISALGCPLVQCLEEKQIGYQKMDNSKPYPECCERPICKE; translated from the exons ATGAAGGGTTGTTGCGCGATATTTTTGCTGATGGTATGCGTCTTTGCGCACGCTGCTCGCTTGCCAG ACAGCTGCTCGTATGAAGACGAAACTCTAAGTGTGGGTGAACATATTCGTCAATGCTTACGGATCACTTGCCACGCGAATGGTAATATTTCAGCGCTCGG ATGTCCTCTTGTCCAGTGTCTGGAAGAGAAGCAAATCGGTTATCAAAAGATGGACAATAGCAAGCCTTATCCAGAGTGTTGTGAAAGACCAATTTGCAAGGAGTAG